The DNA region GGTGATTCCATAATTTATGCCAGGGGTTGTAGCCTGGAAAAACGTCCGCCATTGTTTCCTCTGGGGTCTATAGTGTCGCCATTCTGTTTTATCTACTGCTCTGAGCATGCCGAAGTGGCATGCCAAATGCCGATGCCAGTGACCCGTCATTTACATGTCATTGGAACATGGCACATGTTGATTAATCCAGTGACATGTCATTTACATGTCATTGGAACATGGCACATGTTGATTAATCCAGTGACATGTCATTTACATGTAAGCCATTGGAACATGGCACATGTTGATTAATCCAGTGACATGTCATTTACATGTCATTGGAACATGGCACATGTTGATTAATCCAGTGACATGTCATTTACTTGTCATTGGAACATGGCACATGTTGATTAATCCAGtgacatgtcttttttttttaaaaaatttaaagatatttttttgggcttttatgcctttaatcagacaggacagtgtagggtgacaggaaatgagtgggagagagagtaggggtgggatccggaaaggaccaccgggcgggaatcgaacccgggtcgccggcgtacggtgcaggtgccccagccagtcgcgccacgactggggcccaGTGACATGTATTTTCCATGCCACTGGCACGTGTCACATGTCGATTAATCATCTCTCTtcagtgtgtaggctacattctaACATAACTATCCCAAGATGGATAGGCTATATACGCCATTTTCCAATTCAGCATGTTACAGTTAATGTTGTTATATTAGGGTAATTCCACCTCAATTCGTATAGCTTGGCTTACCTCTGTAATGgagagatacaatatcatccaaattgattatttttcagttttgtgttacaatacttccagcAGAAAAataatatagacacctcttaattactttttcaaagacagctttaACACATCTGTAGAGAGAcgtaaccatttgccaaacattttgtttacaaattgtgcaATGGGGCAcccagtgtgtgggggggtgaaaATCTGTGATTTTTCTTCTGAtctcacaagattgaaacacagtcagtatcaacacataTGGCTTACGAATTAATATGTGAagtctataggtagcaatcattattcacagaaaatttgaagtctttaacttcaccactttttgagataatgacatctgaactgtGCTGCAGAGTAAGATGAGGgtgcaaatgtgccaaaaatcagaaggggggtacatgttcaaaaatgtttttccctggatgtattaggtataccaatctgaTATTTTAGCTAAGTTAGTtcaaatggttactctttagatggtaaaagtttgaagcaaatctgggatggttgaattgaggtggaatgacccagtaTTTCTTTTACTTACAAAGAAAAGAGCTTGAATGGCgttctagtttgtgtgtgttgctctgattATGCTACAGAAAACTTTGGATGGGATCATCTTTGGTGTGTTGGGAACATGGATCTCGGATTTCAGTTAAATTCGGACTGTAACGATGACGCTACACAATACCAGCTGACCGTAATGGTGAAAGAAGAAGATCTCATAGAGGAGACATATGGGGATATAATTGCATTTCAACTTGATGAAGAACAGCTTCAGTATAGAACTGGATCAGACTTTGCAGAGTCCAAAGTGAAGCCTACTCATACCGAGACACTACAGACAATAGCGGAGATTGAAGTTACGATTGAAGACGATGAGCCCGATGATCTGCTGGGAAGTAAGTCCTTTCAGATACCcttaacaaatacacacacatacacaaattctAAATGTATTATATCTACATACTTTGTCCTTTTAGGTCTTGGTGCTGATATGAttgttacagtgcatgcaaatacTGTTCATCCAAGTCTGCTACAACTTCTgctgcttcttcttattacagtgcatgactACGGCCTTGTattagattccttcaaattatttccatcgtgcacatatcaacaggaactcatatacgatagcctactcatatcaaagtaattgtTTCGTGTTTCTACAGTGtctcatgtgtgacatccctaacagattatacagttgttctgtcacgtagaatagccaacaaataatttataagaaattaaataacaaataatcatatacaCTACacctgtcgcctattttgccccttcctgtttggtgttggagcgaggtgactattggtttttaatgttaacgtcactatttgcatgagccacgactaaaaAGAATTGCGATATTGTCGTAACAGCAAAGCTAGAAAGAGACTGACTCCGActgacttaaaaccgctaagattagGACCTTACACTAAACTATTTAGTTGACCGGAGCACGCTGcgattccagtacaactcccatgatttccgCCGTTTGGAAATATAGTTGCTGACTGTGAAAACTAAACAAAAttgtacaatgtaagccagcctttagctgAACCTAATATTCAAATAAAACACTAGACAGACAATAAcaagaaaataataaataatatttttatCGCATTGTTTTGAATAATACATTTTTACCTTtcccattttatttttttgtgaaaaaactgtaaattgtTTAATTCCATGTATCACTCTTTTAATAACAAATCATATTTGTGTTAAACATGTTAAACTGATTGCACAGAAATTATGCCCCCCACCCTCAGTCTCAACCCAgttgaaataataatttaaaaaaaacccatgaaattgatggatttttttcccttttctgagGATGCACCAAGTACCAAATTTGGTTTCAATACATTTTTCAAGTATTCTTGAGATAAGCGTTTTTATAAGCTATAGCTCCGTCAAAGGTAATCATTTATTTTGCCCCGTTGGGACTGAGTCCCAAGGTATATCCTCAGTAGGGCTGGgataaacaattattttttaaacgattaatctagcgattgttttttaataatttttaaatatattttttaataataTCATATTAAAAAACAACTTTATAAACACTTTTATAATGTTTGACCGAATGACACCCAAATCTGTGACACATGGTATGACCCTTACAAAAGGTGAAATTAACTTAAATTTAGGAGCAAAACTTTAAACTTATTTCCAACTTGGGTGGTCTTCAGGGGTCTTCTTAGTGAAGACATTATATGTCACATGACAAGAGTCATGAGTCTACAGTTCAAAATGGCCTCCAGTCTTTGTTTTTACCGAATGACATAAGGGAAAATGTGTCTTCACGGAACAAAGTGTTTTAAATATTAATTATGCTTTTAAATGATCTATCTATCCTCTAAAGACTTTGCACTATTTATCTAAAGACTTGAAAAAATATGCCAAAGAGAAAATTTGAAGATTTAAAACTATTTTTTAtaattttaataacatttctctTCATTGACATTAAGCGAGTGCCGTTTTACCGTATGACATTTCGCACATTTAACACAATAAAGGTCAACCAGTTTAAAATGTTTCACACAATTATGACTTGTTATTAAAAGAGTgttattacacggctcttcagagtgctgcagaaagttccattcacttgaatggacTTTCCCAACGTTCTgaggtctgttaaatctatataatgaccgctgcaaaGTATataccgctgtcaatggcaacaggttttgtgcttttaattcacgtctttaatatcaatccgcaacaaatccGTTCGTTGGTTGCaatggatttcattgaaagtaaaACTCAGCTACtaagtatgttgccaggcaacacctaacaactgtcaactgtggcgaactatttattttttttagttctAGCGGAATTCAGCAGTCAGGAGGAACGGAATTCGCACACCGCTATAGCCGATGCAAAAAGTTGGTTTTTATTGCATTTAAAAAAGTGCTACCCAAAAAGTGCGTGCAAAACATTTTCGGTCCTATTCAGACCATCCTAGTtctagcggaagccacgaaacggtagctaaAGActtttaaagacattttaaagaaagaaattgagttaagtttcttttctcgttttggcacgtagccatataataagcgggataatgtatagaacggcggtcattattggaaaataagtctcttcaggacgaagcaaaacccctccgctgcgtgTTGGgattctgttcatcctgtcgggacttattttccgataatgaccggcgttctatcaatgtgacccatacacacacacacacacacacacacacacacacacacacacacacacacacacacacacacacacacactacacataatGTTCCATCACTGTATTAATAACAACATTGACAAAACACTTCTATGAATTATTTGTTTCAATTTGTGTTTGACCCAGATGCAACCCAACAGAAGATCCATGGACAGAAGGATGAACTCAACCTGCAACTTCCTCATTCTAATTCTATGTCTCTATGGTAACTCTTCCAGGTGCATCAGAACATCCACACGGAACCCAACAGGAGACACATGGACAGAGTGATGAGCTCAGCCTGCAACTCAAAGGAAGACGGCACCACTGCACTGTGTGCTGGAAGAGCTTCAGGACCCTGAAAGCACTCGAGAAacaccagcaaacacactcaGTCAGGGTGAATTTGACCACGTCCTCACTAGCTAGCCGCCACGTGCAGAAACACACTGGAGGGAAGTCCCATGAATGttcccagtgtggaaaaggtttcTCACACTCGTCAAGTCTTGGACGGCATATGCGTGTACACAAAGGAgggaagcctcataaatgtgtccagtgtaaAAAAGGTTTTATAACCTCCACAGATCTCAATtgccacatgcttacacacactggagtgaAGCCTtataaatgtgcccagtgtggaaaaggttttaaTCACAGCTCAAGCCTTTCACGCCACATGTTCGAACACAAAGGAgggaagcctcataaatgtgtccagtgtggaaaagggtTTTATCAAAGTTCAAATCTTAAAGTCCACATGCTTACACACGCTGGAGAGAAGCCTTATAAATGTGCCCAatgtggaaaaggtttttcacACATGTCAAGTCGTTATCACCACATACGTAAGCACAGAGGAGAGGTTCTTCATAAAAGACTTGTAGCGAGGCGCCATAACTGTTCgcagtgtggaaaaggttttccATTGATTTCAACTCTTAAAAcccacatgctcatacacactggagagaagcctcataaatgtgcccagtgtggaaaggcatttAGAACATCCCGAGGTCTTCGACGCCACAATcttacacacactggagagaagcctcatacaTGTCCCCAGTGCGGAAAAGGTTTTACACGAAGTTCAAGTCTTTCATGCCACATGCgagtacacactggagagaagcctcataaatgttcccagtgtggaaaaggttttacACGAGTTCCAAATCTTAAAAcccacatgctcatacacactggagagaagccttatgaatgtgcccagtgtggaaaagcttttagaACCTCTGCAAATCTCAATCACCACATGCtagtacacactggagagaagcctcataaatgtgtccagtgtggaaaagcttttagaACATCCCGAAGTCTTCGACACCACAATcttacacacactggagagaagcctcatacaTGTTCCCAGTGCGGAAAAGGTTTTACACAAAGTTCAAGTCTTTCATGCCACATGCtagtacacactggagagaagccttataaatgtgcccagtgtggaaaagcttatAGAAAATCCCAAAGTCTTCGACGCCACAATcttacacacactggagagaagcctcatacaTGTCCCCAGTGCGGAAAAGGTTTTACACAAAGGTCAAGTCTTTCATGCCACATGCGagcacacactggagagaataCTCATACATGTCCCCAGTGCGGAAAAGGTTTTTCACGAATTTCATTTCTTAAAAaccacatgctcatacacactggagagaagcctcataaatgtgcccagtgtggaaatgCATTTAGAACCTCCTCACATCTGAAACgccacatgctcatacacactggagagaagcctcataaatgtgcccagtgtgggaAAGCTTTTAGAACATACCAAAGTCTTCGACACCACAATcttacacacactggagagagactTCATAAATGTCCCCAGTGCGGAAAAGGTTTTACACAAACTTCAATTCTTAAAAGACACATGCTAAcgcacactggagagaagcctcaggAATGTGCCCAGTCTGGAAAAGGTTTTCGACAACTTTCTAGTCTTAAAACTCACGTGCTAACCCACGCTGGAGAGAGGCCTTATGAATGTTCCCGATGTGGAAAAGTTTTTTCACACGCGTCGAGTTGTTATCGCCACATACGGAAGCACCGCGTAGAGGACAAGAGATCCCTAGCAAAAGCACTAAAAAAGTTAGTGTGAATCAAAAGCACACTGTTAGTGTGAATCAAAAGCACACTGTTAGTGTGAATCAAATGCACACTGTTAGTGTGAATCAAATGCACACTGTTAGTGTGAATCAAAAGCAGACTGTTAGTGTGAATCAAAAGCAGAGCAAGACGCCACATATTACATGTGCTCATTGTAAAAAAGCTAAAAGATTAAATGAATGTGATCATTTATGTTTGGCCCTGCAATTGCTGGTACGACCTTTAACTGAAACCCATATGCTAACCAGTAGAAAACATACATTATGGTGTTAGCAACATATGTCTATATGATCTATGTTCTctttctgtaaaaaaaagaatcagtttTTGAATATGTTTGGTTATTGTTGGAAAAACATTGATGAAAAGTacatgcaaaacattttttctgaataaaaaatACAGATTGGTTTTCTTTGAGTCATTATTGAAATTAAAGGCAGCTTACTGTACAGAACTGAGGGGACAGAgtgtaaccatagaaatagtgGCTATAACAACAGACATTAATACGTATTTATTAGCATATCAATGATAGATCTACTAGAAAATACAGAAAGGGAGGGTTGAGAGATAGAGTGgattagtattactgtaagtcagtgTTAAGCATATCAATGGtactgtacactatattgccaaaagtgttgggtcacctgccttgactcgcatatgaacatAAGTGACACCCCATtctccatagggtttaatatgatgttggttcactctttgcagctataccAGCTACAATTCTTCTGGAACGGcattccacaaggtttaggagtttTCATAGGAAGTTTCGACCATTCTtacagaagcgcatttgtgaggtctatacagacgaggagactggctctcagatTTACCTAATTCATCCCCAAGGTGTTCTactgggttgaggtcaggactctgtgcaggttCAAGATCATCCACACCTAACTCTATCATCCATTTATTTATgtaccttgctttgtgcaatggtgcacagtcatgttggaacaggaagaggcCACCCCCGAATTGGGCTTGGCCCCTttgttccagtgaaaggaaatcTAAATTTGAGTTTGAAAAAGCCTAGGCCTGTGTGTTATAATGTTTTAAAAGGAAATCCCTTGTAtcaatgtaactgtattctgaACACCATTGTTTTAAATTGTGACTGTATTTTTGAATACATCACTCATATTTTGTATGTTGTCCAGAATACATAGATTCCAATTTCCCAGCACTGCCTATTTTATATTCCTGCAGTGAAACTCCATTCCACGCGGTGGCAGTAGAGTCTGTCGTTTGCAAACCACGATGAATTCCAACAGAGTTCCCGGGAGTTTCAGCAACGTTGGCTGGCTCAAGGCTAGTGAATAAAACTGAGGGATTGAACACGTTCTCTCGATCTGTGCAATCTAGACGACCTATCAACTGATCTGTGCATGAGTGACTCGAGGTAGGTTGAGTGTTTAGACACAATTTCCCCGACCGATTTCTTGAtctcatacagtaggctacataacatAACTATCCCAAGATGCTACGCCATTTGCCAATTACCGGTAGGCATGTAACTAGAACGCCGTTGAAGCTCTTTTTTTGTAAGTCAAATAAACAATATAATATTGTTCATTTTACTTACAAAAAAGAGCTTCAACTGCgttctagtttgtgtgtgttgccagaGACATTTCTGTATTTAAAAATACTTTGGTGTTGCTCTGGCTACAGAAAACTTCGGATGGGATCATCTTTGGTGCGTTGGTAACATGGAACTCGGACTTCAGTTTACTTCGGACTGTAACGATGATGCTACACAAACCCAATACCAGCTGACCGTAATGGTGAAAGAAGAAGATATCAAAGAGGAGACATATGGGAATATAATTGCATTTCAACTTGACGAAGAACAGCTTCAGTATAGTACTGGATCAGACTTTGCGGAGTCTAAAGTGAAGCCTACTCATACCGAGACACTACAGACAATAGCGGAGATTGAAGTGAAGATTGAAGACGATGAGCGCGATGATCTGCTGGGAAGTAAGTCCTTTCAGATACCCTtaacaaataggctacacacacatacacaaattctAAATGTATTATATCTACATACTTTGTCCTTttaggtccccccccccccccccccccccacacacaccctacattTAGTTATTTGTGCTGATATGATTATTGATAACAAATTAAGCCTACATATTCATACTCACACGCCACACTTCAACACCAGCTTCTACACGGCGAACTTTTCTTAGAAAATGCTAGTGTGATCTTGTTAGTTTCACCCTAAAGTCAACACAATATAGTACGTAATGAATCCAACAGCATTTTCTTGCCTCCCTTACATCACCTTGGGCGGCTATAGCAGGGGCGTATCTAGGATTGAGGGGTTAGGGGTGCTTAGCCCCAGGAGCGCACAAAGGCTTCGTCATTGTTTGAAGAACATTTATCAGAACCAACATTTTTCTAGATGATGTTGGGAAtggggtaggcctactattaataaaataaatgcataaagGTAGCCTATGCCTGTTTTTACATCCCAACTATTTAATTTAGGTTTTAGGCTAAGCCTACACAGTGAGAGCAACTCAAGTTGGCCAGAATTATATGAAATATGGGCATAAAGGGAATGAATAAGACAACTCCTTAGGAGGGGTTGGGAATGCCTGGGTTGAGTTTGAGATgcattaggcctagcctacacatggatcatcactatttgttttgtgtttttatccaacTTTGATAACATGCAAAGTTATAGGGGGGCttggaaatatatttttttttgggggggggggggctgaagcCTATGGGCTATAGGCTATGTGTGGGTTGAATTAGGCATGGGAATTAGGCTACTGCTAAATGTAGTGCAATGTAAACTTTCCTGAACTGATGGTGCTAGTTTGGAAACACTGTCCCTGACCATCTCCTCTTGTGCCTGAACTGACTATATGTATAGATACATACGCAAACTGTTCTGTCACTGTATTTacccgcacacaagcacacgcacacacatacaggcctgCACACAAGCAAACGCACaggcacagtacacacacacacacacacacacacacacacacacacacacacacacacataatgttcCATTACTGTTTTAATAACAACACTGACAAAACACTTCTATGCACTATTTGTTTCAATTTGTGTTTGACCCAGATACAACCCAACAGAAGATCCACGAACAGAATGATGAActcaaccaaagatccttaattattgacaagatagagcaacgtaatgcatctctatggaagcaaaattcgaacagttcctgtctgcttaaagaggcgtgtcacaAAGAcatcatagtgggatatcgatctctgtcagactGGCAAGCAGtgcagttcgaatgttaacaggtctgcttaaagggggatttagcccccctcccctttgcgaagacagaacgcggaaatgatcgaacgtttgcgcctctcgctccgctttaaccctctctgactcaACCTGCAACTCCCTCATTCTAATTCTATGTCTCTATGGTAACTCTTCCAGGTGCATCAGAATATCCACACGGAACCCAACAGGAGACACATGGACAGAGTGATCAACTCAGCCTGCAACTCAAAGGAAGACGGCACCACTGCACTGTGTGCTGGAAGAGTTTCAGGACCCTGAAAGCACTCGAGAAacaccagcaaacacactcaGTCAGGGTGAATTTGACCACATCCTCACTAGCTAGCCGCCACGTGCAgaaacacactggagagaagcctcataaatgttcCCAGTGTGGAAGAGGTTTCTCACACTCGTCAAGTCTTGCACGGCACAGGCGTGTACACAAAAGAGACATGTCTTATAAAAGACTTAACTGTTCGCAGTGTGGAAAAACCTTTTTACACCTCATGGCTCTTAACAGCCACATGCGGACACATATGGGAGAGAAGCCTCGTAACTGtcctcagtgtggaaaaggttttaaTCACGACTCAAGCCTTTCACGCCACATGCTTAAACACAaaggagagaagcctcataaatgtgtccattGTGGAAAACGGTTTTATCGAAATTCAAGTCTTAATcgacacatactaacacacactgtagagaagcctcataaatgtgtccagtgcggAAAAGGTTTTATAACCTCCGAAAATTTCAATCGCCACATATTTCGccacatgtttacacacactggagaaaagcctACAGAGAAGCCTCATAACTGTTCTCAGTATGAAATATGTGTCCAGTGTGGTAAACGGTTTTATCAAAGTTCAGATCTCAATcgccacatgcttacacacgctggagagaagcctcataaatgtgcccagtgtggaaaagcttatAGAACATCCCAAAGTCTTCGACGCCACAATCttacacatactggagagaagccttacAAATGTGCCCAGTGCGGAAAAGGTTTTTCACGAAGTTCAATTCTTAAAAGACACATGCTAACGCACACTGGAGAGATTCATGATGAATGTGTCCAGTTTGTGAAAACAACTCGACAACTTTCTAGTCTTAAAACTTGTGTTCTTACCCACGCTGGAGAGAGGCCTTATGAATGTTCCCGatgtggaaaaggtttttcacATGCGTCGAGTTGTTATCGCCACATAAGTCAGCATCACATTGAGGACAAGAAACTCAAGAAATCCCTAGAAAATGCACACTGTTAGCGTGATTCAAAAGCAGAATAAGACGCCTCATATATGTGCTCATTGTAAAAAAAGCTGAAAGATTAAAAGATTAGATGAATGTGAGCATTTATGTTTGGCCCTGCAATTGCTGGTACGACCTTTAACTGAAACCCATATGCTAATatacaaagaagaagaaggaagcaTAGCCAgcagttttttttataaatgtgTTTGGTTATTGTTGGAAAAACATTGATGAAAAGTAcatgcaaaaaaatatatatttatatatatatttttttttttcttaataaaATATACAGATGCGTTTTCTTTGAGTCATTATTGAAATTAAAGGCAGCATACTGTACAGAACTGGTTTAGAGTTGATCAACAGAGTGTAACCATGGAAACAGTGGCTAGAACCTCAGACATTAATATGTATTAATGAGCATATCAACGGTActagagagaaaaggcagagagtTGAAAGATAGCTATAGAGTGGGTTAGTATTACTGATGgttaatatgtgaccctgcatagcaaaatcagtcgcttgtcgcacggtactattttgagaaaatccacaataaacaaacttccgggttaaaatgtcgaatttcacgttttcgcataattcgacagtatacagtctacagtttcatacaGTGGactcatttcacagaaaaaaatatgttttcaacccggtgaagattcaacacatttgcaatcATTCCCGTTTTCCACGCCGCTTAAAAAATTTATTtatcctcttctggcatatcgtgacgggagaaccatgtcaactttggatgcggttatcttagcgatagctTCTGTAATACCTTCGATATacatattgttggaaagcttagtttatgaccgttcatgtgagcacaaatAAATGTTGtagattttaccaaagcgactggtttcgctttgcagggtcacatattaaAAACCATATCAATGGTTATATGAGAAAAGGTAGAGAGTGAGAGTTGAGAGATAGCGAGCGAGCAGAGGGAATTGAACGacaagacagag from Sardina pilchardus chromosome 1, fSarPil1.1, whole genome shotgun sequence includes:
- the LOC134076224 gene encoding zinc finger protein 260-like encodes the protein MDLGFQLNSDCNDDATQYQLTVMVKEEDLIEETYGDIIAFQLDEEQLQYRTGSDFAESKVKPTHTETLQTIAEIEVTIEDDEPDDLLGSASEHPHGTQQETHGQSDELSLQLKGRRHHCTVCWKSFRTLKALEKHQQTHSVRVNLTTSSLASRHVQKHTGGKSHECSQCGKGFSHSSSLGRHMRVHKGGKPHKCVQCKKGFITSTDLNCHMLTHTGVKPYKCAQCGKGFNHSSSLSRHMFEHKGGKPHKCVQCGKGFYQSSNLKVHMLTHAGEKPYKCAQCGKGFSHMSSRYHHIRKHRGEVLHKRLVARRHNCSQCGKGFPLISTLKTHMLIHTGEKPHKCAQCGKAFRTSRGLRRHNLTHTGEKPHTCPQCGKGFTRSSSLSCHMRVHTGEKPHKCSQCGKGFTRVPNLKTHMLIHTGEKPYECAQCGKAFRTSANLNHHMLVHTGEKPHKCVQCGKAFRTSRSLRHHNLTHTGEKPHTCSQCGKGFTQSSSLSCHMLVHTGEKPYKCAQCGKAYRKSQSLRRHNLTHTGEKPHTCPQCGKGFTQRSSLSCHMRAHTGENTHTCPQCGKGFSRISFLKNHMLIHTGEKPHKCAQCGNAFRTSSHLKRHMLIHTGEKPHKCAQCGKAFRTYQSLRHHNLTHTGERLHKCPQCGKGFTQTSILKRHMLTHTGEKPQECAQSGKGFRQLSSLKTHVLTHAGERPYECSRCGKVFSHASSCYRHIRKHRVEDKRSLAKALKKLV
- the LOC134093726 gene encoding zinc finger protein 883-like is translated as MELGLQFTSDCNDDATQTQYQLTVMVKEEDIKEETYGNIIAFQLDEEQLQYSTGSDFAESKVKPTHTETLQTIAEIEVKIEDDERDDLLGSASEYPHGTQQETHGQSDQLSLQLKGRRHHCTVCWKSFRTLKALEKHQQTHSVRVNLTTSSLASRHVQKHTGEKPHKCSQCGRGFSHSSSLARHRRVHKRDMSYKRLNCSQCGKTFLHLMALNSHMRTHMGEKPRNCPQCGKGFNHDSSLSRHMLKHKGEKPHKCVHCGKRFYRNSSLNRHILTHTVEKPHKCVQCGKGFITSENFNRHIFRHMFTHTGEKPTEKPHNCSQYEICVQCGKRFYQSSDLNRHMLTHAGEKPHKCAQCGKAYRTSQSLRRHNLTHTGEKPYKCAQCGKGFSRSSILKRHMLTHTGEIHDECVQFVKTTRQLSSLKTCVLTHAGERPYECSRCGKGFSHASSCYRHISQHHIEDKKLKKSLENAHC